In Primulina eburnea isolate SZY01 chromosome 14, ASM2296580v1, whole genome shotgun sequence, the following proteins share a genomic window:
- the LOC140811597 gene encoding uncharacterized protein, which produces MLKRNTRLKKEYLYRKNLEVKERLLYEKKRKIREALAEGKPIPTELRNEEAALRQEIDLEDEHTAVPRSTIDDEYVNATNRDPKILLTTSRDPSAPLTQFVKELKFVFPNAQRMNRGGQVLSEIIETCRAHDFTDVILVHEHRGVPDGMIISHLPFGPTASFGLLNVVTRHDIKDRKAIGTMPEVYPHLILDNFSTKLGQRTANILKYLFPVPKPDTKRIVTFANQSDYISFRHHVYEKRGGPKSIELKEIGPRFEMRLYQVKLGTMEQDEAQTEWVIRPFMNTTKKRKFLGD; this is translated from the exons ATGTTGAAAAGGAACACGAGGCTGAAGAAAGAGTATCTTTATAGGAAAAATTTGGAGGTCAAAGAGCGGTTGCTCTatgagaaaaagagaaaaattcgGGAAGCCTTAGCAG AGGGAAAGCCAATTCCCACTGAGCTCAGAAATGAAGAGGCGGCCCTTCGCCAAGAAATTGATCTTGAAGATGAACATACTGCTG TTCCCCGTTCAACCATTGACGATGAATATGTTAACGCAACCAACAGAGATCCCAAAATTTTACTCACAACATCACGCGATCCTAGTGCTCCACTTACACAGTTTGTGAAG GAATTGAAGTTTGTTTTTCCAAATGCACAACGAATGAATCGAGGTGGTCAG GTTTTATCAGAGATTATTGAAACTTGCAGAGCTCATGATTTTACAGATGTTATCTTAGTCCATGAACATCGTGGTGTACCAGATGGTATGATCATAAGCCATCTACCTTTTGGTCCTACTGCTAGCTTTGGATTACTCAATGTG GTTACAAGACATGACATTAAGGATAGGAAAGCTATTGGAACAATGCCTGAGGTTTACCCACATCTGATACTTGACAACTTCTCTACTAAG CTCGGTCAAAGGACTGCAAACATTTTAAAGTATCTATTTCCTGTGCCCAAGCCGGATACAAAACGAATCGTTACTTTTGCAAATCAATCAGATTATATTTCGTTCAG GCATCATGTTTATGAGAAACGTGGAGGTCCCAAATCGATTGAACTGAAAGAGATAGGACCCCGGTTCGAAATGCGGCTGTATCAG GTTAAATTAGGAACGATGGAACAGGATGAAGCTCAGACTGAATGGGTCATCAGGCCTTTTATGAACACAACAAAGAAGCGCAAATTTCTTGGGGATTGA